From a single Eleginops maclovinus isolate JMC-PN-2008 ecotype Puerto Natales chromosome 2, JC_Emac_rtc_rv5, whole genome shotgun sequence genomic region:
- the ripor1 gene encoding rho family-interacting cell polarization regulator 1 isoform X2, which produces MYSGYGGGPSRTLSTMSLSVRPARRLTSRSITRSQSFTGVNTNDKPYRSLSVFSTPGVSRKPSRASRMFTMSTKSNPPPKVPQPERLDQVYEALKKGLQSYLQVHQMDSDNLSRQMKESKRNSRLGFLYELDKQVKVTERYIRRLEFHLSKIEELHEAYCLQRRLRDGANKMVKAYTASVSSKEAKESLAEANKGYKEYTENMCMLENELENQLGEFHIKMKGLAGFARLCAGDQYEIFMRYGRQRWKLRGRIELNGRQVWDSEDMVFLPLVSDFLSVKVTELKSLANHVVVGSVSCETKDLFAALPQTVAVDINDLGTIKLSLEVTWNPFDKDDMGSVASTVNKAPTISKRLSTIFNQSPPDTPSLREQAFYNMLRRHEDHENGTAWSNSSESSDDSSSPRLSVGGLRTSTHQKTVVVTPDIQPAVGGTSSPQPDISFCPRDSSSTPNSTHKISTVSEDPHMSTHRAPSSREDEPVTVMTKTDSEEEDLGKWSPIATDGDVGMNNSHASRCYSRSLSHISESSADGIVLTDRSAQSREAVSPTSGISINDIEMEVQSRTPPTDENTTADSVTDQQDTSTTHSETADSHTPSETNTEAECDVRPESGDVTYVARWVPVEEEMPGAAADSPSRESGGPVDSGLEDALTAMVSSLDDYRGQFPELQLLEHELKLLQVTLKGGRHSRSPSVVSLTVETALCSFDFLNTSDCEEEEEERGDKRSRSGRSLQDRGWDSPTSPLTTGCTTLDRALVVHLNKCSTRLLCLGMFGPLRCGEMYALDGLLREARVLEIIRRIAKDNPRRFRQPAEVIPQLGLCLGAESLWQQCVGQCSVYSVSAESFLLTLSTVYSRTLQERASSMADTVFLCLVERVLDQRLPRRGNRDGVMVTLFQLWSYIESNSITDMDTHITEVAEEVWLVQSLASCDQEVIVQALRRPAECSLRREGLHAVAKLLKDPRGKVSASASSVLRSLAVQPRQREQALVSCLELLEDEQSDTRVCGCKALACLKAKESIDQLVYLCRTDKDEVRDAAKQALLVLGEEGKMAHRHVETSQDSIPRLFAPGSMASTAF; this is translated from the exons GAGCCTCTCAGTGTTCAGCACTCCAGGCGTCAGCAGGAAGCccagcagagccagcaggatGTTCACCATGTCCACCAAGTCCAACCCTCCACCTAAAGTCCCGCAACCAGAGCGACTGGACCAGGTCTATGAGGCGCTGAAGAAAGGCCTTCA aTCGTACCTACAGGTCCATCAGATGGACTCGGACAACCTCAGCAGACAGATGAAAGAGTCAAAGAGGAACTCCAGACTG GGTTTCCTGTATGAACTGGACAAG CAAGTGAAGGTAACTGAAAGGTACATCAGACGACTGGAGTTTCACCTCAGCAAG ATCGAGGAGCTCCACGAAGCGTACTGCCTGCAGAGGAGACTCAGAGACGGAGCTAACAAGATGGTGAAGGCTTACACCGCCTCTGTGAGCAGCAAGGAGGCCAAGGAGAGTCTAGCAGAAGCCAATAAAGGATACAAGGAGTACACAGAG aaCATGTGCATGTTGGAGAACGAGTTGGAGAACCAGCTGGGGGAGTTccacattaaaatgaaag gTCTGGCTGGATTTGCTAGATTATGTGCTGGAGACCAGTATGAG atctTTATGAGGTACGGTCGTCAGCGGTGGAAGCTGCGGGGCAGAATCGAGCTGAACGGCAGACAGGTGTGGGACAGTGAAGACATGGTGTTCCTGCCGCTAGTCAGTGACTTCCTCTCTGTGAAG GTAACAGAGCTGAAGAGCTTAGCCAATCACGTGGTCGTAGGAAGTGTTTCCTGCGAGACAAAGGACCTGTTTGCTGCACTCCCCCAGACGGTTGCCGTGGATATTAACGATCTTGGAACTATTAAACTCAGCCTGGAAGTCACCTGGAA TCCATTTGATAAAGATGACATGGGGTCAGTGGCCAGCACCGTCAACAAAGCTCCCACCATCAGTAAGAGACTCTCTACCATCTTCAACCAGAGCCCGCCTGACACGCCGTCTCTACGGGAACAAGCCTTCTAT AATATGCTGCGGCGCCATGAAGACCATGAGAATGGAACAGCATGGTCCAACTCCTCTGAGTCTTCTGATGACTCCTCCAGTCCTCGGCTATCTGTGGGGGGGCTACGCACCTCTACGCATCAAAAG ACCGTGGTGGTGACACCAGACATCCAGCCAGCTGTAGGCGGGACTTCCTCCCCACAACCGGACATCTCCTTCTGCCCCAGAGACTCCTCTTCAACTCCAAACTCCACCCACAAAATCAGCACCGTCAGTGAAGACCCCCACATGTCCACACATCGAGCACCGAGCAGCAG GGAAGATGAGCCAGTCACTGTGATGACAAAAACtgacagtgaggaagaggatTTAGGGAAGTGGTCTCCGATAGCAACAGATGGAGATGTGGGGATGAACAACAGCCACGCTTCCCGCTGCTACTCCCGCTCCCTGAGCCACATCAGTGAGAGCAGCGCTGACGGCATCGTGTTGACAGACAGGTCGGCCCAGTCCAGAGAGGCGGTGTCTCCCACCTCCGGGATCTCCATCAACGACATAGAGATGGAGGTGCAGAGCAGAACCCCCCCCACAGATGAAAACACAACCGCTGACAGTGTGACAGACCAACAGGACACATCcacaacacactctgaaacagcagactcTCACACTCCGTCAGAAACCAACACAGAGGCAGAGTGCGACGTACGTCCGGAGAGCGGGGACGTGACGTACGTAGCGCGGTGGGTGCCGGTGGAGGAGGAGATGCcgggagcagcagcagactcTCCGTCCAGAGAAAGCGGGGGTCCGGTGGACAGCGGGCTGGAGGACGCCCTGACAGCGATGGTCTCCTCCCTGGATGATTACAGAGGACAGTTCCCGGAGCTACAGCTGCTGGAGCatgagctgaagctgctgcaggtcaCACTCAAG GGCGGGAGGCACAGCCGCTCCCCCAGCGTGGTCAGCCTCACAGTGGAAACAGCTCTGTGCAGCTTCGACTTCCTAAACACGTCTGActgtgaggaggaagaggaggagagaggagacaagaggagcAGAAGTGGCAG gtctCTGCAGGACAGAGGCTGGGACAGCCCTACCTCCCCCCTCACCACAGGCTGCACCACGTTAGACCGCGCCCTGGTGGTCCACCTCAACAAGTGCAGCACACGGCTGTTG TGTCTGGGTATGTTTGGTCCTCTGCGCTGTGGAGAGATGTACGCCTTGGACGGACTGCTGAGGGAGGCTCGAGTCCTCGAAATCATCCGACGCATCGCCAAGGACAACCCTAGGCGCTTCAGACAGCCTGCTGAAG TGATCCCACAGCTAGGCCTGTGCCTGGGTGCTGAGTCACTATGGCAACAGTGTGTGGGGCAGTGCAGTGTGTACAGCGTCTCTGCTGAGAGCTTCCTGCTCACACTGTCTACGGTCTACTCCAgaacactgcaggagagggccAGCAGCATGGCCGACACAG tgttCTTGTGCCTGGTTGAGCGAGTGCTGGATCAGAGGTTACCACGGCGAGGCAACAGAGACGGAGTGATGGTGACACTGTTCCAGCTTTGGAGTTACATTGAGTCCAACAGCATCActgacatggacacacacatcactgaGGTGGCAGAAGAag TGTGGTTGGTGCAGAGCCTGGCGTCATGTGACCAGGAAGTGATCGTGCAGGCTCTGCGGCGCCCTGCAGAGTGCAGCCTGAGGAGAGAGGGACTTCACGCTGTGGCCAAATTACTGAAAGACCCCCGAGGCAAAGTGTCAGCCTCTGCCAGCTCTGTGCTGAGGAGCCTGGCTGTGCAGCCTAGGCAGAGGGAGCAG GCACTGGTCAGCTGTTTGGAGCTACTGGAAGACGAACAATCGGACACCAGAGTGTGTGGATGCAAGGCTTTAGCTTGTCTTAAG GCCAAAGAGAGTATCGACCAGTTAGTGTATCTCTGTCGGACAGACAAGGATGAAGTCAGAGATGCTGCCAAACAAGCGCTGCTGGTGCTCG GTGAGGAGGGGAAGATGGCCCACAGACATGTGGAGACTTCTCAGGACAGCATCCCCAGACTCTTCGCTCCAGGAAGCATGGCCAGCACTGCTTTCtaa
- the ripor1 gene encoding rho family-interacting cell polarization regulator 1 isoform X3 encodes MSLSVRPARRLTSRSITRSQSFTGVNTNDKPYRSLSVFSTPGVSRKPSRASRMFTMSTKSNPPPKVPQPERLDQVYEALKKGLQSYLQVHQMDSDNLSRQMKESKRNSRLGFLYELDKQVKVTERYIRRLEFHLSKIEELHEAYCLQRRLRDGANKMVKAYTASVSSKEAKESLAEANKGYKEYTENMCMLENELENQLGEFHIKMKGLAGFARLCAGDQYEIFMRYGRQRWKLRGRIELNGRQVWDSEDMVFLPLVSDFLSVKVTELKSLANHVVVGSVSCETKDLFAALPQTVAVDINDLGTIKLSLEVTWNPFDKDDMGSVASTVNKAPTISKRLSTIFNQSPPDTPSLREQAFYNMLRRHEDHENGTAWSNSSESSDDSSSPRLSVGGLRTSTHQKTVVVTPDIQPAVGGTSSPQPDISFCPRDSSSTPNSTHKISTVSEDPHMSTHRAPSSREDEPVTVMTKTDSEEEDLGKWSPIATDGDVGMNNSHASRCYSRSLSHISESSADGIVLTDRSAQSREAVSPTSGISINDIEMEVQSRTPPTDENTTADSVTDQQDTSTTHSETADSHTPSETNTEAECDVRPESGDVTYVARWVPVEEEMPGAAADSPSRESGGPVDSGLEDALTAMVSSLDDYRGQFPELQLLEHELKLLQVTLKGGRHSRSPSVVSLTVETALCSFDFLNTSDCEEEEEERGDKRSRSGRSLQDRGWDSPTSPLTTGCTTLDRALVVHLNKCSTRLLCLGMFGPLRCGEMYALDGLLREARVLEIIRRIAKDNPRRFRQPAEVIPQLGLCLGAESLWQQCVGQCSVYSVSAESFLLTLSTVYSRTLQERASSMADTVFLCLVERVLDQRLPRRGNRDGVMVTLFQLWSYIESNSITDMDTHITEVAEEVWLVQSLASCDQEVIVQALRRPAECSLRREGLHAVAKLLKDPRGKVSASASSVLRSLAVQPRQREQALVSCLELLEDEQSDTRVCGCKALACLKAKESIDQLVYLCRTDKDEVRDAAKQALLVLGEEGKMAHRHVETSQDSIPRLFAPGSMASTAF; translated from the exons GAGCCTCTCAGTGTTCAGCACTCCAGGCGTCAGCAGGAAGCccagcagagccagcaggatGTTCACCATGTCCACCAAGTCCAACCCTCCACCTAAAGTCCCGCAACCAGAGCGACTGGACCAGGTCTATGAGGCGCTGAAGAAAGGCCTTCA aTCGTACCTACAGGTCCATCAGATGGACTCGGACAACCTCAGCAGACAGATGAAAGAGTCAAAGAGGAACTCCAGACTG GGTTTCCTGTATGAACTGGACAAG CAAGTGAAGGTAACTGAAAGGTACATCAGACGACTGGAGTTTCACCTCAGCAAG ATCGAGGAGCTCCACGAAGCGTACTGCCTGCAGAGGAGACTCAGAGACGGAGCTAACAAGATGGTGAAGGCTTACACCGCCTCTGTGAGCAGCAAGGAGGCCAAGGAGAGTCTAGCAGAAGCCAATAAAGGATACAAGGAGTACACAGAG aaCATGTGCATGTTGGAGAACGAGTTGGAGAACCAGCTGGGGGAGTTccacattaaaatgaaag gTCTGGCTGGATTTGCTAGATTATGTGCTGGAGACCAGTATGAG atctTTATGAGGTACGGTCGTCAGCGGTGGAAGCTGCGGGGCAGAATCGAGCTGAACGGCAGACAGGTGTGGGACAGTGAAGACATGGTGTTCCTGCCGCTAGTCAGTGACTTCCTCTCTGTGAAG GTAACAGAGCTGAAGAGCTTAGCCAATCACGTGGTCGTAGGAAGTGTTTCCTGCGAGACAAAGGACCTGTTTGCTGCACTCCCCCAGACGGTTGCCGTGGATATTAACGATCTTGGAACTATTAAACTCAGCCTGGAAGTCACCTGGAA TCCATTTGATAAAGATGACATGGGGTCAGTGGCCAGCACCGTCAACAAAGCTCCCACCATCAGTAAGAGACTCTCTACCATCTTCAACCAGAGCCCGCCTGACACGCCGTCTCTACGGGAACAAGCCTTCTAT AATATGCTGCGGCGCCATGAAGACCATGAGAATGGAACAGCATGGTCCAACTCCTCTGAGTCTTCTGATGACTCCTCCAGTCCTCGGCTATCTGTGGGGGGGCTACGCACCTCTACGCATCAAAAG ACCGTGGTGGTGACACCAGACATCCAGCCAGCTGTAGGCGGGACTTCCTCCCCACAACCGGACATCTCCTTCTGCCCCAGAGACTCCTCTTCAACTCCAAACTCCACCCACAAAATCAGCACCGTCAGTGAAGACCCCCACATGTCCACACATCGAGCACCGAGCAGCAG GGAAGATGAGCCAGTCACTGTGATGACAAAAACtgacagtgaggaagaggatTTAGGGAAGTGGTCTCCGATAGCAACAGATGGAGATGTGGGGATGAACAACAGCCACGCTTCCCGCTGCTACTCCCGCTCCCTGAGCCACATCAGTGAGAGCAGCGCTGACGGCATCGTGTTGACAGACAGGTCGGCCCAGTCCAGAGAGGCGGTGTCTCCCACCTCCGGGATCTCCATCAACGACATAGAGATGGAGGTGCAGAGCAGAACCCCCCCCACAGATGAAAACACAACCGCTGACAGTGTGACAGACCAACAGGACACATCcacaacacactctgaaacagcagactcTCACACTCCGTCAGAAACCAACACAGAGGCAGAGTGCGACGTACGTCCGGAGAGCGGGGACGTGACGTACGTAGCGCGGTGGGTGCCGGTGGAGGAGGAGATGCcgggagcagcagcagactcTCCGTCCAGAGAAAGCGGGGGTCCGGTGGACAGCGGGCTGGAGGACGCCCTGACAGCGATGGTCTCCTCCCTGGATGATTACAGAGGACAGTTCCCGGAGCTACAGCTGCTGGAGCatgagctgaagctgctgcaggtcaCACTCAAG GGCGGGAGGCACAGCCGCTCCCCCAGCGTGGTCAGCCTCACAGTGGAAACAGCTCTGTGCAGCTTCGACTTCCTAAACACGTCTGActgtgaggaggaagaggaggagagaggagacaagaggagcAGAAGTGGCAG gtctCTGCAGGACAGAGGCTGGGACAGCCCTACCTCCCCCCTCACCACAGGCTGCACCACGTTAGACCGCGCCCTGGTGGTCCACCTCAACAAGTGCAGCACACGGCTGTTG TGTCTGGGTATGTTTGGTCCTCTGCGCTGTGGAGAGATGTACGCCTTGGACGGACTGCTGAGGGAGGCTCGAGTCCTCGAAATCATCCGACGCATCGCCAAGGACAACCCTAGGCGCTTCAGACAGCCTGCTGAAG TGATCCCACAGCTAGGCCTGTGCCTGGGTGCTGAGTCACTATGGCAACAGTGTGTGGGGCAGTGCAGTGTGTACAGCGTCTCTGCTGAGAGCTTCCTGCTCACACTGTCTACGGTCTACTCCAgaacactgcaggagagggccAGCAGCATGGCCGACACAG tgttCTTGTGCCTGGTTGAGCGAGTGCTGGATCAGAGGTTACCACGGCGAGGCAACAGAGACGGAGTGATGGTGACACTGTTCCAGCTTTGGAGTTACATTGAGTCCAACAGCATCActgacatggacacacacatcactgaGGTGGCAGAAGAag TGTGGTTGGTGCAGAGCCTGGCGTCATGTGACCAGGAAGTGATCGTGCAGGCTCTGCGGCGCCCTGCAGAGTGCAGCCTGAGGAGAGAGGGACTTCACGCTGTGGCCAAATTACTGAAAGACCCCCGAGGCAAAGTGTCAGCCTCTGCCAGCTCTGTGCTGAGGAGCCTGGCTGTGCAGCCTAGGCAGAGGGAGCAG GCACTGGTCAGCTGTTTGGAGCTACTGGAAGACGAACAATCGGACACCAGAGTGTGTGGATGCAAGGCTTTAGCTTGTCTTAAG GCCAAAGAGAGTATCGACCAGTTAGTGTATCTCTGTCGGACAGACAAGGATGAAGTCAGAGATGCTGCCAAACAAGCGCTGCTGGTGCTCG GTGAGGAGGGGAAGATGGCCCACAGACATGTGGAGACTTCTCAGGACAGCATCCCCAGACTCTTCGCTCCAGGAAGCATGGCCAGCACTGCTTTCtaa
- the ripor1 gene encoding rho family-interacting cell polarization regulator 1 isoform X4, translated as MCRLPMPCLNWNSDMEPCQGGPSRTLSTMSLSVRPARRLTSRSITRSQSFTGVNTNDKPYRSLSVFSTPGVSRKPSRASRMFTMSTKSNPPPKVPQPERLDQVYEALKKGLQSYLQVHQMDSDNLSRQMKESKRNSRLGFLYELDKQVKVTERYIRRLEFHLSKIEELHEAYCLQRRLRDGANKMVKAYTASVSSKEAKESLAEANKGYKEYTENMCMLENELENQLGEFHIKMKGLAGFARLCAGDQYEIFMRYGRQRWKLRGRIELNGRQVWDSEDMVFLPLVSDFLSVKVTELKSLANHVVVGSVSCETKDLFAALPQTVAVDINDLGTIKLSLEVTWNPFDKDDMGSVASTVNKAPTISKRLSTIFNQSPPDTPSLREQAFYNMLRRHEDHENGTAWSNSSESSDDSSSPRLSVGGLRTSTHQKTVVVTPDIQPAVGGTSSPQPDISFCPRDSSSTPNSTHKISTVSEDPHMSTHRAPSSREDEPVTVMTKTDSEEEDLGKWSPIATDGDVGMNNSHASRCYSRSLSHISESSADGIVLTDRSAQSREAVSPTSGISINDIEMEVQSRTPPTDENTTADSVTDQQDTSTTHSETADSHTPSETNTEAECDVRPESGDVTYVARWVPVEEEMPGAAADSPSRESGGPVDSGLEDALTAMVSSLDDYRGQFPELQLLEHELKLLQVTLKGGRHSRSPSVVSLTVETALCSFDFLNTSDCEEEEEERGDKRSRSGRSLQDRGWDSPTSPLTTGCTTLDRALVVHLNKCSTRLLCLGMFGPLRCGEMYALDGLLREARVLEIIRRIAKDNPRRFRQPAEVFLCLVERVLDQRLPRRGNRDGVMVTLFQLWSYIESNSITDMDTHITEVAEEVWLVQSLASCDQEVIVQALRRPAECSLRREGLHAVAKLLKDPRGKVSASASSVLRSLAVQPRQREQALVSCLELLEDEQSDTRVCGCKALACLKAKESIDQLVYLCRTDKDEVRDAAKQALLVLGEEGKMAHRHVETSQDSIPRLFAPGSMASTAF; from the exons GAGCCTCTCAGTGTTCAGCACTCCAGGCGTCAGCAGGAAGCccagcagagccagcaggatGTTCACCATGTCCACCAAGTCCAACCCTCCACCTAAAGTCCCGCAACCAGAGCGACTGGACCAGGTCTATGAGGCGCTGAAGAAAGGCCTTCA aTCGTACCTACAGGTCCATCAGATGGACTCGGACAACCTCAGCAGACAGATGAAAGAGTCAAAGAGGAACTCCAGACTG GGTTTCCTGTATGAACTGGACAAG CAAGTGAAGGTAACTGAAAGGTACATCAGACGACTGGAGTTTCACCTCAGCAAG ATCGAGGAGCTCCACGAAGCGTACTGCCTGCAGAGGAGACTCAGAGACGGAGCTAACAAGATGGTGAAGGCTTACACCGCCTCTGTGAGCAGCAAGGAGGCCAAGGAGAGTCTAGCAGAAGCCAATAAAGGATACAAGGAGTACACAGAG aaCATGTGCATGTTGGAGAACGAGTTGGAGAACCAGCTGGGGGAGTTccacattaaaatgaaag gTCTGGCTGGATTTGCTAGATTATGTGCTGGAGACCAGTATGAG atctTTATGAGGTACGGTCGTCAGCGGTGGAAGCTGCGGGGCAGAATCGAGCTGAACGGCAGACAGGTGTGGGACAGTGAAGACATGGTGTTCCTGCCGCTAGTCAGTGACTTCCTCTCTGTGAAG GTAACAGAGCTGAAGAGCTTAGCCAATCACGTGGTCGTAGGAAGTGTTTCCTGCGAGACAAAGGACCTGTTTGCTGCACTCCCCCAGACGGTTGCCGTGGATATTAACGATCTTGGAACTATTAAACTCAGCCTGGAAGTCACCTGGAA TCCATTTGATAAAGATGACATGGGGTCAGTGGCCAGCACCGTCAACAAAGCTCCCACCATCAGTAAGAGACTCTCTACCATCTTCAACCAGAGCCCGCCTGACACGCCGTCTCTACGGGAACAAGCCTTCTAT AATATGCTGCGGCGCCATGAAGACCATGAGAATGGAACAGCATGGTCCAACTCCTCTGAGTCTTCTGATGACTCCTCCAGTCCTCGGCTATCTGTGGGGGGGCTACGCACCTCTACGCATCAAAAG ACCGTGGTGGTGACACCAGACATCCAGCCAGCTGTAGGCGGGACTTCCTCCCCACAACCGGACATCTCCTTCTGCCCCAGAGACTCCTCTTCAACTCCAAACTCCACCCACAAAATCAGCACCGTCAGTGAAGACCCCCACATGTCCACACATCGAGCACCGAGCAGCAG GGAAGATGAGCCAGTCACTGTGATGACAAAAACtgacagtgaggaagaggatTTAGGGAAGTGGTCTCCGATAGCAACAGATGGAGATGTGGGGATGAACAACAGCCACGCTTCCCGCTGCTACTCCCGCTCCCTGAGCCACATCAGTGAGAGCAGCGCTGACGGCATCGTGTTGACAGACAGGTCGGCCCAGTCCAGAGAGGCGGTGTCTCCCACCTCCGGGATCTCCATCAACGACATAGAGATGGAGGTGCAGAGCAGAACCCCCCCCACAGATGAAAACACAACCGCTGACAGTGTGACAGACCAACAGGACACATCcacaacacactctgaaacagcagactcTCACACTCCGTCAGAAACCAACACAGAGGCAGAGTGCGACGTACGTCCGGAGAGCGGGGACGTGACGTACGTAGCGCGGTGGGTGCCGGTGGAGGAGGAGATGCcgggagcagcagcagactcTCCGTCCAGAGAAAGCGGGGGTCCGGTGGACAGCGGGCTGGAGGACGCCCTGACAGCGATGGTCTCCTCCCTGGATGATTACAGAGGACAGTTCCCGGAGCTACAGCTGCTGGAGCatgagctgaagctgctgcaggtcaCACTCAAG GGCGGGAGGCACAGCCGCTCCCCCAGCGTGGTCAGCCTCACAGTGGAAACAGCTCTGTGCAGCTTCGACTTCCTAAACACGTCTGActgtgaggaggaagaggaggagagaggagacaagaggagcAGAAGTGGCAG gtctCTGCAGGACAGAGGCTGGGACAGCCCTACCTCCCCCCTCACCACAGGCTGCACCACGTTAGACCGCGCCCTGGTGGTCCACCTCAACAAGTGCAGCACACGGCTGTTG TGTCTGGGTATGTTTGGTCCTCTGCGCTGTGGAGAGATGTACGCCTTGGACGGACTGCTGAGGGAGGCTCGAGTCCTCGAAATCATCCGACGCATCGCCAAGGACAACCCTAGGCGCTTCAGACAGCCTGCTGAAG tgttCTTGTGCCTGGTTGAGCGAGTGCTGGATCAGAGGTTACCACGGCGAGGCAACAGAGACGGAGTGATGGTGACACTGTTCCAGCTTTGGAGTTACATTGAGTCCAACAGCATCActgacatggacacacacatcactgaGGTGGCAGAAGAag TGTGGTTGGTGCAGAGCCTGGCGTCATGTGACCAGGAAGTGATCGTGCAGGCTCTGCGGCGCCCTGCAGAGTGCAGCCTGAGGAGAGAGGGACTTCACGCTGTGGCCAAATTACTGAAAGACCCCCGAGGCAAAGTGTCAGCCTCTGCCAGCTCTGTGCTGAGGAGCCTGGCTGTGCAGCCTAGGCAGAGGGAGCAG GCACTGGTCAGCTGTTTGGAGCTACTGGAAGACGAACAATCGGACACCAGAGTGTGTGGATGCAAGGCTTTAGCTTGTCTTAAG GCCAAAGAGAGTATCGACCAGTTAGTGTATCTCTGTCGGACAGACAAGGATGAAGTCAGAGATGCTGCCAAACAAGCGCTGCTGGTGCTCG GTGAGGAGGGGAAGATGGCCCACAGACATGTGGAGACTTCTCAGGACAGCATCCCCAGACTCTTCGCTCCAGGAAGCATGGCCAGCACTGCTTTCtaa